A DNA window from Williamwhitmania sp. contains the following coding sequences:
- a CDS encoding GIY-YIG nuclease family protein — MAAKIRFAHKQSGRERQIPVNMYYVYVIESINFGRYYKGMTQNLEQRLREHNAGKTRSNKAFAPFRLVYVEEFAVREDARKREKYFKSSAGKRYLEAKIIRPRSSAE; from the coding sequence TTGGCTGCTAAGATTAGATTTGCCCACAAGCAGTCGGGCAGGGAACGTCAGATTCCGGTTAATATGTATTACGTATATGTAATAGAAAGTATTAATTTTGGAAGGTATTACAAGGGGATGACCCAAAACCTTGAGCAGCGGCTTAGGGAACATAATGCGGGAAAAACTAGGTCTAACAAAGCTTTTGCCCCATTTAGGTTAGTTTATGTTGAGGAGTTTGCTGTACGAGAGGATGCCAGAAAACGAGAAAAGTATTTCAAGTCCAGCGCAGGAAAACGATATTTAGAAGCAAAAATAATAAGGCCCCGTAGTTCAGCTGAATAG
- a CDS encoding SufE family protein, which yields MTLEKVQEEIVDEFSSLDQWMDRYAYLIELGKNVPAIDPKFKTDQYVIKGCQSRVWINAELQDDSIVFTADSDAIITKGIIALLIRALSGRTPDEIINSDLHFINQIGLKENLSPTRANGLLAMIKQMKLYAMAFKSKLNS from the coding sequence ATGACCTTAGAAAAAGTTCAGGAAGAAATTGTTGACGAATTCAGTAGTCTCGACCAATGGATGGACCGTTACGCCTACCTCATCGAGCTTGGTAAGAATGTTCCTGCCATCGATCCAAAGTTCAAGACAGACCAATACGTAATCAAGGGATGCCAGAGCCGAGTTTGGATTAATGCCGAGCTGCAGGACGACAGCATTGTCTTTACCGCCGATAGCGACGCCATTATCACCAAGGGCATTATTGCCCTGCTTATTAGGGCGCTTTCTGGAAGGACTCCTGATGAGATAATCAACTCTGACCTACACTTTATCAACCAGATAGGGCTTAAGGAGAATCTTTCTCCCACCAGAGCCAATGGCCTACTTGCCATGATTAAGCAGATGAAGCTTTATGCTATGGCCTTTAAATCAAAATTAAATAGCTAG
- a CDS encoding aminotransferase class V-fold PLP-dependent enzyme translates to YADLPLKFEAGTANFIGAVGLAEAIRYVQSLGMVNIAAHEEQLLRYATEKLLSIPGLTIYGNAPHKVSLISFLLKDIHHYDTGMILDKLGVAVRTGTHCTEPVMQHFGIGGTVRASFGLYNTMEEVDKLYQALLKVKEMFE, encoded by the coding sequence CCTATGCCGATTTGCCGCTCAAGTTTGAGGCAGGAACCGCCAACTTCATTGGGGCCGTTGGTCTTGCTGAGGCTATCCGTTACGTTCAGTCGCTTGGAATGGTCAACATTGCTGCCCACGAAGAGCAGCTGCTTCGTTATGCCACCGAAAAGTTACTCTCCATTCCCGGGTTAACCATCTATGGAAATGCACCGCATAAGGTAAGCCTCATATCATTTCTGTTGAAAGATATTCACCACTATGATACCGGCATGATATTAGATAAGCTAGGGGTGGCCGTAAGAACTGGCACGCATTGCACCGAACCGGTTATGCAGCACTTTGGAATTGGTGGAACGGTTAGAGCCTCTTTTGGCCTCTACAACACCATGGAGGAGGTAGACAAGCTCTACCAAGCATTGCTGAAGGTGAAGGAGATGTTTGAATAG
- a CDS encoding iron-sulfur cluster assembly protein: MELRPIPDIEADIVKVLKNVYDPEIPVNIYDLGLIYEVNIDDSRKVEVKLTLTAPNCPMADQLIMEVNDRVAEITGVTDVVINLTFDPPWDKSMMSEEAMLELGFM; the protein is encoded by the coding sequence ATGGAATTACGACCTATTCCCGATATTGAGGCCGATATTGTTAAGGTATTAAAGAACGTGTATGATCCGGAAATTCCGGTAAACATATACGACCTAGGTCTCATTTACGAAGTAAACATCGACGACAGCCGCAAGGTGGAGGTGAAGCTTACCCTCACCGCGCCCAACTGCCCCATGGCCGACCAACTGATTATGGAGGTAAACGACAGGGTTGCTGAAATTACGGGCGTTACCGATGTGGTTATAAACCTCACCTTCGACCCACCCTGGGACAAAAGCATGATGAGCGAGGAGGCCATGCTCGAACTTGGGTTTATGTAA